The following DNA comes from Geobacter sp..
TTTGGCTGACTCCACCATGTTTTCCTGGAACTGTTCGCCTTTGAGCCAGAGCTCGTAATGCACATTATCCGGGGCGCCGTGTATCATCTTCTTGCCTATGGGCCCGTCCGCGCAGCCGATGGCGATATTCTTCAGCGAGCCGCCGAAGCCACCCATGGCGTGACCTTTGAAATGGGTCAGCACGACCATGGAGTCGTAATTCAGCATGTGTTTGCCGACCGACATTTCCTTGAAGCGCTTTCCCCCCTTAACCGGGATCATCACCGCCCCATCCTCGTCCATGATATCCACGGCGCAAAAGTCCCAGCCATTAATCTTTATGGTTTCGCGATGCTCTGCCGTCGTAAACCTATTCCCCTTGTACAGCGTATTGGTCTCCACCAGGTTGCTGTTGGGAATCTGCTGCTGCAGCGCTTTCACCATATCCCGCGGCAGAATGTTCGGGCCGTTTTTCTCGCCGGTGTGCAGCTTGATCGCCACCGTGCCGGTTATCCCCTGGTTGATTTTGGTATAGATCTTCTGTAGTCCGGCGGCACTGATGTCATTGGTGAAAAAGACCTGAGATTTTCCCTGTTGTGCGGCCAATGCGTTGCCTATGCCGGTATATCTGCTTACGGCAACGGTTCCCAGAGCAATGGCTCCAGTCTGCAGGAATTTTCGCCGTGAAATGTTGTGTGCCATGTAACACCTCCTCAGGGTTTGAGCCGCTGGGACTGCAGCGGCTGGCCGCCCTACGCCCGTGACGACCAGCCATCTGGT
Coding sequences within:
- a CDS encoding DUF362 domain-containing protein: MAHNISRRKFLQTGAIALGTVAVSRYTGIGNALAAQQGKSQVFFTNDISAAGLQKIYTKINQGITGTVAIKLHTGEKNGPNILPRDMVKALQQQIPNSNLVETNTLYKGNRFTTAEHRETIKINGWDFCAVDIMDEDGAVMIPVKGGKRFKEMSVGKHMLNYDSMVVLTHFKGHAMGGFGGSLKNIAIGCADGPIGKKMIHGAPDNVHYELWLKGEQFQENMVESAKAVIDHFGTRIVFINVLRNMSVDCDCAGTKAAPVKARNLGILASTDLLAVEQASIDMVYKLPEAELHDLKERIESRKGLRQLSYMKEMKMGNSQYQLITL